A stretch of DNA from Desulfosarcina ovata subsp. ovata:
ATTTACAAGACTTTGTTTTAGGTTCAAAACTGCTGGCCGAAACGATGATCAAGGCCAGAGCGACGGCAAAAAGCCGCCGCGCCTTATACTTGGCGTTCTGCCTGTAAAAACCTTGACAAGTCGTACGTATTAGCGTACGCTGTTTGAAAAATATGTTGAGGTGACTTATGCCGACTTTATCAGCCACTGAGGCAAGATCGAAACTTTACCGTCTTATCGACCAAACCGCCTTGTCCCATGAACCAATTGTAATTACAAGTAAAAGAGGCAATGCTGTTCTTCTATCCGAGGACGATTGGCGGGCAATCCAAGAAACAATGTACCTGTTAAACATCCCAGGCATGCGCGAGTCAATTCGTGAAGGTTTGGCAACACCTGTTGAGGATTGCAAAGAGGAACTCGATTGGTAAATTACAAGGTCGTTTTTACAAAACAAGCACAAAAAGACGCGAAAAAATTATCCGCCTCCGGTTTCAAGACAAAGGCCGAAAATATTATCGAAATATTGCGGGAAAATCCTTATCAGACCCCTCCTTTCTATGAAAAACTTGTAGGCGATTTAGCTGGCGCATATTCCCGTCGTATAAATATTCAACACCGACTGGTCTATGAGGTTATCGAAGACCAAAAGATTGTAAAAGTTATCCGTATGTGGACACATTATGAATAGCAAGGCAGAACCCGTCATCTAAGTGGAGGACTGGAACCGTTCCCATCGCCACGGTGATGCGCAGGCTGTTGACCGGTTACGCGATTAGTTTTAACCGGCGGCATCGGCGATCTGGACACTTGTTTCAGAATCGCTACAAGTCGATTTTGTGCGAGGAAGATCCCTACCTGTTGGAACTGGTGCGCTATATTCACCTCAATCCTTTGCGGGCCGGCATCGTCGATGAAATAAAGGCGTTGAATATCAACCCTTACTGCGGTCATAGCGTGATAATGGGCAACGTCATCCATGGATTTCATAATATTGATTACGTATTAAATCTTTTTGGCGAAAAGATCGCGCAGGCCAGAGGGCACTATCTGGAATTCGTGTTGGCTGGTGGAAAACAACGCAAAACGGTAACGGCGCGCAGCGTGTTGTGCTATTGGGCGACGCGGGAACTTGGGATGAGCACGGTAGCAATCAAAACGACTGAACATCGCTGCCTCGACGGCCAGGGAGTCCGCGGCGAGGGGCCTGCGGATTGTCGAAGAGCAAGGGTTTAAACTTTCAGATGAGGTTATCTGATAGTACACAGGGAAAAATTGGAATATTTCTAATTTTGCTTTTTCTTAGTTTAGTTGATTGGATGATACATCCGCCATTTTTTAAGGACCAAAAGATAAAGATCGTCTATATTGAGCATATAAAAAAATAACATTTTCAGTCAAACGCGTTGGTACTGTGATAAGTTCTACTATATCTATAATAATGTATGGGTTTAAAAAATATAAGTGAAAGTAGTTCAAATGCAATATTGTTTGCAATATTTGTGATTGGTTTATTTATCTTTAGAGTGGTGCTGGACGCGAATTAACGTGGCGGCTTTTTCTGAATAGGTTCTTTGCGCATCCCTCACCCCACCGTTCGGCATTGAATTAAAGGGATTAAGATCCATGGGAGATATTTTGCAAACCGCGAAGGAAATACAAAAGAAAGCTTGGTCTGTTATTGAAGAAACTGGTGTAGTCAAACATTGGACCTCTATTGGAGCAACTATTAATTTAGTAGGTTCACTTAAAACAGGGTTGATGATAAATAATCGAGACATCGATTTTCATATCTACACAAATCCATTCAAGCTTTCTGATAGCTTTTTAGCTGTATCCAGATTTGCAGAAAACAAACGTATTAAAACAATTAGCTATACAAATCTACTCGAAGATGAAGATAAGTGCATAGAGTGGCACGCTTTTTATGATGATCAGGATG
This window harbors:
- a CDS encoding type II toxin-antitoxin system Phd/YefM family antitoxin; protein product: MPTLSATEARSKLYRLIDQTALSHEPIVITSKRGNAVLLSEDDWRAIQETMYLLNIPGMRESIREGLATPVEDCKEELDW
- a CDS encoding Txe/YoeB family addiction module toxin, which translates into the protein MVNYKVVFTKQAQKDAKKLSASGFKTKAENIIEILRENPYQTPPFYEKLVGDLAGAYSRRINIQHRLVYEVIEDQKIVKVIRMWTHYE
- a CDS encoding nucleotidyltransferase domain-containing protein, which encodes MGDILQTAKEIQKKAWSVIEETGVVKHWTSIGATINLVGSLKTGLMINNRDIDFHIYTNPFKLSDSFLAVSRFAENKRIKTISYTNLLEDEDKCIEWHAFYDDQDGNSWQIDMIHILNGSFYVDYFENVAERISKVLTNETREAILRIKNAIPIDKKVMSILIYQSVIEGGVRSLEAFWRWMEQNPNEGIVTWVP